The genomic stretch GGGCACCTTCAAGACGGAGCTGAAGAGCCAGAGCGAGAGCACCCAGCAGCTCATCATGGCCGTCACCGGCGCCACGCTCGACAGCATCAGCAAGGCCGTGGACCCGCTCCACAAGGACGTGAAGGGGTTGGATCAATCGCTTGGCCAGCTGCGCGGGGACGTGAAGGCCCTGGTGCAGGACGAGCTCAAGGCCGCCCTCCAGAGCGAGGAATTCAAGGACGTCATCCAGCGCGAGGTGCGGGCCGCGGTGCAGGAGGACTTCCGCGCGGTGGTGCGCGGGGAGCTGCGCGACTCGATGAAGCCGCTCCTCGCGGCGGCTCACGCGCCCCCGCCCGCGACCCCCGTCCAGGTGAAGGCGGTGGCCCCGGCGGCGAAAGCCGTACCGCCGCCCACCCGGAAGCCCACGACCCAGGGGACGCAGGGCAAGCCCTCCCCCACCAAGACCCCCGCGCCCGCCCAGGGCAAGCGCTGAAGGGTCAGGCCGCGGGCCGGTTGCGCGAAGGGGGCTCGGTGGCCCGGCCCCGCTCGTCGAGGGCGCGCACCACCGCCTCCAGCGCCGCGATGCGCCGTCCGGCACGTCCCGGCGCCCAGGGCTCCGGAAGGGGCGCCCCCAGCAGCGCCGCGCCCTGCTCCACGCCTCCCGACTTGTGCTTGAGGGCCCTCGCGCACGAGAGCCGCACGTTCACCGCATCGGGCACCGGGAAGCCGTCGCGCCGCAGCAGATCCAACGCGAACGTCGTCCATACCGCGAACTTGTCCCCCGGACGCAGGAAGGCCTGGAAGCGCGCGAGGCCCGCCTCCAGCGGCTCTCCGGCCAGCAACGTCTCCTCCGGAAGCTCCACGTGCAGCGGCGTGCTACGCGCCAACGGCTGACGCGGCGCCAGCACGGCCTCGAAGCGCTCTCCCGTGGAGGGACGCATCGCCACCAGGTGCACCAGCTCGGCGGGAATGCCCTCCCCCGACGGGTGCGCGTTGGCCTCGGCGTAGAGCAGCACGAGGTGCTCGAAGTCCTCGGAGATGGCACGCAGCTCCGACGGCGGCTGCCACGCGGACTTGTAGATGCGCCGGCGCGGCGGCTCCGTCCGCGTCGCCTGGCGGTCCAGCTGCGTGTCCACCATGTAGTTGAAGGCGCGCAGCATGCTGTCGAAGCGCTCCTGCTCTCCTTCGAGCGCCCCCAGCACCTCCACCACCGCTTCGATCGTGGAGACGCAGTGGTCCGCCGGCTCGGCCCGGATGCGGTAGTTGCTCGGACGGCGCGGCACGAAGCCGATGCGCGGCAGCCCCGCCAGCAGCGGGTTCGTCTTCACCACCTTGCGCGCCAGCGGCCAGGTGCCGTCCACCACGATGAGCGTCTCGGGGGGCTGCTCGCGCGCCTCCTCCAACGGGATGGCCTCCTCACCCGGGAAGAGGACGGCGACGCGCTCGGGGCGGGCGGCCAGCTCCTCGAGCCGTGAATGGCCGGAGAAGTCCACGCCGACGTAGAGCTCGGAGTTGGGCAGCGCCAGGTGCGCCATGCGGGCCGTGCCGATGGCCACCCGACGCTCCCGGGGATGCTGAAGGAAGACGACCCGCGTGCGCGACTCCACCTGGGGCACTTGCGCGCAGTAGCAGGTGACCTGGGGACGAAGGCAGCGGAGACAGAGGGAACGCACCTCGCCGCTTTAACGGCATGCCCGGGGGGCCGGCAAGGGCCGAGGTGTGGGATGGGTCCAACCGGGTGTAGGCGCCCGGCTCCCCGGCTGCCCTCCCAAGGACCGGCGTTGCCCTCCGCTGGAAAGCACGGGAGATTGCGCGCCCGCCAAGGCCCGCGCCCCCGCGCGGCAGGAGGGACCTACGTGAAGCTTCGCAGACTGGGACAGTCCGAGATCGAGATCTCCCCCATCGGCCTGGGGTGCTGGCAGTTCTCCGAGGGCTCCGGTCTGGCCGGCGGCTTCTGGGAAGCCCTTCCCGCCGACACCGTCCAGGAGATCGTCGACGCGTCCTTGCGCGGCGGCATCAACTGGTTCGACACCGCCGAGGCTTATGGAAATGGCCGCTCGGAGCGCGCGCTCGCCGCCGCCCTCACGCGCCTGGGCAAGAAGCCCGGGGACGTCGTCGTCGCCACGAAGTGGTTTCCCTTCCCACGCTTCGCCTCCCACATCGGCAAGACGATCGGCGATCGCCTCTCGGCGTTGAGCCCCTTCCCCATCGACCTGCATCAGATCCATCAGCCCTTCTCTCTCGCCACCGTCAAGGCCCAGTCCAATGCGATGGCCGACCTGGTCCAGGCGGGGAAGATCCGCACGGTGGGCGTCAGCAACTTCTCCGAGAAGCGGATGCGCAAGGCCCACGCCGTGCTCGCCGCGCGGGGCGTGCCGCTCGTCTCCAATCAGATGCAGTACAGCCTCCTGGACCGGCGCATCGAATCCAACGGGGTGCTCGCCGCCGCCAAGGAGCTGGGCATCACGATCATCGCGTACTCGCCGCTCGCCCAGGGCTTGCTGTCGGGCAAGTTCCACGAAGACCCCTCGCTCATCCGCAACCGCGTCGGCCCCCGCAAGTTCCTGCCGAGCTTCCGCGCCAAGGGGCTCGAGCGCAGCCGGCCTCTCATCGAGGAGCTCCGGAAGATCGCCACTGCCCACGGCGTCACTCCTTCGCAAGTAGCCCTCAACTGGCTGGCCACCTTCCATGGCGACACGGTGGTCGTCATCCCGGGCGCGACGAAGCGGCGCCACGCCGAGGAGAACGTCGGCTCCATGGGATTCACCCTGTCCCAGGACGAGCTGCGCCGCATCGACGAGCTGTCGCGGCAGTTCCGTTGAATCACACGTGAAGTGTGGGCAACTCCTCCTTATCGAGGGGCGCGAAACGCCATTCAGGTCAGGCGCTCCGGAAAGCGAGGATGCGCCGTGAGCACGGTACTCCTGGTCGATGACGAGATGGATCTGCTGGAGCTCTACACCGACGTGCTGGAAGTCGTGGGCTACCAGGTCATCCATGCGCACGATGGTCTGGAAGCCCTGGAGCTGGCCCGACGGCATCGGCCGGACCTGATCGTGACGGACTGGATGATGCCTCGCCTGGATGGAGTCGAGCTCTGCAAGCGCCTCCTGCAGGACCCGGAGCTCAAGTCCATTCCCATCATCCTGCACAGCACCCGGCGGGCCCCCTGGATTCCAGGCGTCCGCTACGTCCTCTCCAAGACCTGTCCTCTGGAGGAGTTCGAGGAAGCCGTGGCCCTGGCGATCGACAGCACCCTCGAGCCCCCTCCCGAAGTCGTGGAAGCAACCACGCACCCGTGGTGAGGCGAGCACCCGGGCTCACGGACGTCCGCCATTGCAAGCCAGCCGAGGAGCTTTCATTGTCCCCACCGTGCTTGCCCCCACCCATCTGATCGTCATCCGTCACGGAGAGACCGCCTGGAATCGCGAGCGGCGGTTGCAGGGACAGCTCGATGTGCCTCTCAACGCACACGGCGAGGCCCAGGCGGCCGCACTGGGCCTGGCACTCCAGTCCGAGCCGCTCGATGCCATCTACTCGAGCGACCTCTCCCGGGCCCTCCAGACGGCGCGAGCCCTCGCGGCCGGGCGGCCGTTCGCCGTGCAGACCGAACCGGGACTGCGCGAGCGCCACTACGGTGAGTTCCAGGGACTGACCCAGGCCGAGGTCTCCGAGCGGTACCCGGAGGCATTCGCGGCGTGGCAGGCACGGGTGCCGTACCATGCGCCGAAGGGCGGCGAGCGGCTCGTCGACTTCCACGCCCGCGTGGTCGACATCACCCTGACGCTGGCGCGCCGCCACCCCGGCGGACGCATCGCCCTGGTCGCGCACGGCGGAGTGTTGGATTGCCTGTACCGGGCGGCGCAGGGCATGTCGCTCGATGCACCGCGCAAGCATGAGCTGCGCAACGCCGGCATCAACCGGCTCCACAGTGACGGCCACCGCCTCACCGTCACCCAATGGGGTGACGTGGCCCACCTCGACGCTCGCGGGCTCGACGAGGTGGACCAGCGGCGCGTGCCTTGAGCCATCCGCGTTCACTCGGTGGCACTCCCCGGGAGCTTTCCCCCTCCGGAAACGGCGGTTGGAGCAGGCTGTCCACCGCACATGGCCTCCGAGTCACGACCTTCTCTCGCGCGCGCGCTCATCCTCGGTTGCCGGGCTGGACTGCTCGTCTTCCTGGCGCTGTACACGCTTTGCGCCATCTTCAACATGCAGCTCGGCTATCAGGGCAACGAGAGCCGCGTCCTGGAAGAGAGGGTGTGGAACGAGTTCCGGAGCGTGGTGCTCGGACAGGTGGGCCGCCTCATCCTGGCGTACACCGTGGTGGGGCTCATCCTGGGAGCATGGATGGGGGCCGGGCTGTGGGCCCTGCGCGCCAGCCGCCGCACCGTGTTCTGGGGTAGCGCGCTCGCGTGCCTGGTGATGGAGGTGCCCTGGGTGCTGGCGGACATGGCCCACCACCCGCACCTCTACGCCGCCACCCTGTACGAGCGCTCGGCGTGGACGAAGGCCCTGCTGCTCTCGCTCGGTGGCGCATCGCCCGCCACGTGGCGCGCCGTGGCACTCGGGCCCGTGGTGATGGTGACCCTCGCGCTCACCTTCCGCGGCGTCCGCCGCCTGCCCCGGTGGGGGTATGCACCCGTCTCGCTCGCCGTGCTGACGGCGCTCTGTTTCCTGGGCTGGGCACTCCAGGAGGAGCCCCAGATCACCGCGTCTCCCCGCCCCAACCTCCTCATCCTCGCGTCGGACGGGTTGCGCCCGGATCACCTCTCCGGCAACGGGTATGGCCGCGCGACCTCACCGCACATCGACCGGCTGATGCGAGAGGGCACCCGCTTCCGGGAGACCGTCGTCCAGGTGCCTCGCACCGCGCCCTCGTGGGGCACGCTCCTCACCTCGCAATGGGCGGGCGAGCACCCCCTCCGTCATACGTTGGTGGGCCGCGAGGCGCGTGAGGCTCCGCTCACCACGCTCGCGAGCGCACTGGGCGCGGCGGGTTGGCGGACCGCGGTGCTCTCCGACTACGCGGGCGATCTCTTCTCCCGCTTCCGCTTCGGCTTCCATCACGTGGAGGCCCCCGCCTTCAACTTCCCGGACCTCATCCGCCAGCGGATGCTCATCACCCATGTCGCCCTGCTGCCGTGGACGGCGCTCGTGCCCGGCCTGTTCCCGGAACGTGGCCAGCTCCCCGAGCTGACCGACCCTTCGCCCCTGCGCCGCGCCGCGCTGCGCACGCTCGATGGCTTCCGGCCCGACGAGCCCTTCGCGCTGCTCGTCTTCGCGTCCACGACGCACTTCCCCTACTCCGCGCCCCACCCGTACGAGGGCCGCTTCATCCCCGAGGGCTATCGCGGCCCCTGGCGCTTCGGCGCCACGCCCCAGATGGAAGTACCTCCGAACGCCACGCCCCCCACGCCCGAGGACATCGCCGCCCTCATCGCCAACTACGACGCGGGGGTGCTCGCCTTCGACACGTTGGTGGGAGAGCTGCTCGCGGCACTGAAGCGGCGGGGGCAGGCCGACTCCACGCTCGTGGTGCTGCTCTCGGACCACGGCGAGCACCTGGCCAACGAGGAGGGCCGGGGCCTCGGTCATGGCGAGCACCTGTGGGGGAGTGCCGCGCTCCGCATCCCCTTCGTGCTCCGCCTCCCCGGGCGGGTGGAA from Archangium lipolyticum encodes the following:
- a CDS encoding histidine phosphatase family protein is translated as MLAPTHLIVIRHGETAWNRERRLQGQLDVPLNAHGEAQAAALGLALQSEPLDAIYSSDLSRALQTARALAAGRPFAVQTEPGLRERHYGEFQGLTQAEVSERYPEAFAAWQARVPYHAPKGGERLVDFHARVVDITLTLARRHPGGRIALVAHGGVLDCLYRAAQGMSLDAPRKHELRNAGINRLHSDGHRLTVTQWGDVAHLDARGLDEVDQRRVP
- a CDS encoding response regulator → MSTVLLVDDEMDLLELYTDVLEVVGYQVIHAHDGLEALELARRHRPDLIVTDWMMPRLDGVELCKRLLQDPELKSIPIILHSTRRAPWIPGVRYVLSKTCPLEEFEEAVALAIDSTLEPPPEVVEATTHPW
- a CDS encoding sulfatase family protein, encoding MASESRPSLARALILGCRAGLLVFLALYTLCAIFNMQLGYQGNESRVLEERVWNEFRSVVLGQVGRLILAYTVVGLILGAWMGAGLWALRASRRTVFWGSALACLVMEVPWVLADMAHHPHLYAATLYERSAWTKALLLSLGGASPATWRAVALGPVVMVTLALTFRGVRRLPRWGYAPVSLAVLTALCFLGWALQEEPQITASPRPNLLILASDGLRPDHLSGNGYGRATSPHIDRLMREGTRFRETVVQVPRTAPSWGTLLTSQWAGEHPLRHTLVGREAREAPLTTLASALGAAGWRTAVLSDYAGDLFSRFRFGFHHVEAPAFNFPDLIRQRMLITHVALLPWTALVPGLFPERGQLPELTDPSPLRRAALRTLDGFRPDEPFALLVFASTTHFPYSAPHPYEGRFIPEGYRGPWRFGATPQMEVPPNATPPTPEDIAALIANYDAGVLAFDTLVGELLAALKRRGQADSTLVVLLSDHGEHLANEEGRGLGHGEHLWGSAALRIPFVLRLPGRVEAGRIVEGRTRSIDVAPTLLELLGVPAPDTFRGRSLASWVAPGARVPPVPDAPALLETDLWFSDRDGQPYQEVRIPYPWVYETAMVDPTTGDIALKPEWEATVRAARHRGLYLDRWKLLELPTPSGVKVELYDVTADPAEKHDVAAEHPEVVTRLREVLARERPGGTGARQGRGE
- a CDS encoding aldo/keto reductase; the encoded protein is MKLRRLGQSEIEISPIGLGCWQFSEGSGLAGGFWEALPADTVQEIVDASLRGGINWFDTAEAYGNGRSERALAAALTRLGKKPGDVVVATKWFPFPRFASHIGKTIGDRLSALSPFPIDLHQIHQPFSLATVKAQSNAMADLVQAGKIRTVGVSNFSEKRMRKAHAVLAARGVPLVSNQMQYSLLDRRIESNGVLAAAKELGITIIAYSPLAQGLLSGKFHEDPSLIRNRVGPRKFLPSFRAKGLERSRPLIEELRKIATAHGVTPSQVALNWLATFHGDTVVVIPGATKRRHAEENVGSMGFTLSQDELRRIDELSRQFR
- a CDS encoding tRNA-uridine aminocarboxypropyltransferase — translated: MRSLCLRCLRPQVTCYCAQVPQVESRTRVVFLQHPRERRVAIGTARMAHLALPNSELYVGVDFSGHSRLEELAARPERVAVLFPGEEAIPLEEAREQPPETLIVVDGTWPLARKVVKTNPLLAGLPRIGFVPRRPSNYRIRAEPADHCVSTIEAVVEVLGALEGEQERFDSMLRAFNYMVDTQLDRQATRTEPPRRRIYKSAWQPPSELRAISEDFEHLVLLYAEANAHPSGEGIPAELVHLVAMRPSTGERFEAVLAPRQPLARSTPLHVELPEETLLAGEPLEAGLARFQAFLRPGDKFAVWTTFALDLLRRDGFPVPDAVNVRLSCARALKHKSGGVEQGAALLGAPLPEPWAPGRAGRRIAALEAVVRALDERGRATEPPSRNRPAA